Proteins encoded within one genomic window of Bacillota bacterium:
- the upp gene encoding uracil phosphoribosyltransferase, with protein sequence MRSDNNVYLLDHPLIQHKLTFIRDKHTGSKEFRELVDEVAMLLAYEVTRNLPLEEVLIETPVAKTHSKVLSGKKLGIVPILRAGLGMVNGLLRLVPTAKVGHIGLYRDPETLSPVEYYAKLPTDVAERELIVLDPMLATGGSAVAAINYLKGKGATNIKLMCLIAAPEGIATVHGAHPEVEIYTAAIDSHLNEHAYIVPGLGDAGDRLFGTK encoded by the coding sequence ATGCGTAGCGATAATAATGTCTACCTGCTAGACCACCCCCTTATCCAGCACAAGCTGACTTTTATCCGGGACAAGCATACCGGCTCCAAAGAGTTTAGGGAGTTAGTTGACGAAGTGGCCATGCTCCTAGCCTACGAAGTGACGCGTAACCTGCCTTTAGAAGAGGTGCTTATAGAGACACCGGTAGCAAAGACGCATAGCAAAGTGCTCTCGGGCAAGAAGCTAGGCATCGTGCCCATTCTCAGGGCCGGTCTAGGCATGGTCAATGGGCTCCTCCGCCTTGTTCCTACGGCGAAAGTCGGCCATATTGGCCTGTACCGCGACCCAGAGACGCTTAGCCCAGTTGAGTACTATGCCAAGCTGCCGACAGATGTGGCCGAAAGAGAGCTTATTGTCCTTGACCCCATGCTGGCCACGGGCGGCTCTGCTGTCGCCGCTATAAACTACCTGAAGGGCAAGGGCGCCACAAATATCAAGCTGATGTGCTTGATTGCCGCCCCAGAGGGCATTGCCACCGTACACGGCGCACACCCCGAGGTAGAGATATATACGGCGGCCATAGATTCGCATCTTAATGAACACGCCTACATAGTACCCGGCCTCGGTGATGCCGGCGACAGGCTCTTTGGCACAAAATGA
- a CDS encoding serine hydroxymethyltransferase, producing MTVSLKLIDPEIAAVLDEELVRQQHHLELIASENFVSRAVLEAMGSVLTNKYAEGYPGKRYYGGCQVVDKAEDYARQRALRIFGGDHANVQPHSGAQANMAVYFACLKPGDTVLGMNLSHGGHLTHGSPVNFSGQLYNFVSYGVGTDGFIDYSEVERLALEHKPKLLVAGASAYPRKIDFKRLKEIATLSGSLFMVDMAHIAGLVAAGLHASPIPFADFVTTTTHKTLRGPRGGMIICTADWAKAIDKAVFPGMQGGPLMHTIAAKAVSFQEALLPEFAAYQEQVVVNAKALAEGLLRRGFDLVSGGTDNHLLLVDLRSKGLTGKKAEKVLDSVGITVNKNTIPFDPEGPFTTSGIRIGTPAMTSRGMTESAMARIADLVADALENSDNEVVLASVIKGVGTLCAEFPLYA from the coding sequence ATGACAGTGAGTTTAAAGTTAATTGACCCCGAGATCGCAGCGGTGCTTGATGAGGAGCTTGTGCGTCAGCAGCATCACTTAGAGTTGATTGCCTCTGAGAATTTTGTCTCGCGGGCCGTGCTAGAGGCCATGGGTTCAGTGCTGACCAACAAGTATGCTGAAGGATACCCAGGCAAGCGCTACTATGGTGGGTGCCAGGTGGTAGATAAGGCTGAAGACTACGCGCGTCAACGTGCGCTGCGTATTTTTGGTGGTGACCATGCCAATGTGCAGCCGCATTCCGGCGCACAGGCCAATATGGCTGTGTACTTTGCTTGCTTAAAGCCTGGCGACACGGTGCTCGGCATGAATCTCTCACATGGGGGGCATTTAACCCATGGCAGTCCCGTCAATTTCTCGGGGCAGCTTTACAACTTTGTCTCGTACGGGGTCGGTACGGACGGCTTTATCGACTACAGCGAAGTGGAGCGGCTAGCTCTAGAGCACAAGCCCAAGCTCCTCGTGGCGGGGGCTAGTGCCTACCCACGCAAAATAGATTTTAAGCGTCTTAAAGAGATCGCCACCCTCTCTGGATCTTTGTTTATGGTAGATATGGCCCACATTGCGGGCCTCGTGGCCGCCGGCCTCCATGCCAGTCCTATTCCTTTTGCTGACTTTGTCACTACCACCACCCATAAGACGCTACGTGGACCACGTGGTGGCATGATCATCTGTACGGCAGACTGGGCCAAGGCCATCGACAAAGCAGTTTTTCCCGGCATGCAGGGCGGGCCGCTCATGCACACCATCGCCGCCAAGGCCGTGTCTTTCCAAGAAGCCCTCTTGCCAGAATTTGCCGCATACCAAGAGCAGGTTGTAGTCAATGCCAAAGCACTGGCTGAGGGCCTCTTGCGGCGTGGCTTTGACCTGGTGTCGGGCGGTACTGACAACCATCTGCTGCTCGTTGACTTGCGTAGCAAGGGGCTCACGGGCAAGAAGGCCGAAAAAGTCCTCGATAGCGTCGGCATAACGGTAAATAAGAACACCATCCCCTTCGACCCCGAAGGTCCGTTTACCACGAGCGGTATTCGCATTGGTACCCCTGCCATGACCTCGCGCGGCATGACAGAAAGCGCTATGGCGAGGATTGCCGACCTAGTGGCCGATGCTCTGGAAAACAGCGACAATGAAGTGGTGCTCGCGAGTGTGATAAAGGGCGTTGGCACCTTGTGTGCTGAGTTTCCGCTTTATGCGTAG
- the rpiB gene encoding ribose 5-phosphate isomerase B has translation MVRISLGCDHAGYPLKQEILGLLSRLGHETQDRGCFSELSVDYPDFAALVCDDVVGVEADLGILICGSGIGMSIAANKRCGVRAALCHDTYSAKMSRQHNDANVLCLGQRIVGVGLALEIVTAWLENEFAGGKHALRLQKIAEQETINKTCRGADDSEFKVN, from the coding sequence GTGGTGAGGATCTCGCTCGGATGTGACCACGCTGGGTACCCGCTCAAGCAAGAAATTTTAGGCCTACTCTCTCGCCTAGGGCACGAAACACAGGACCGCGGGTGCTTCAGTGAGCTTTCTGTCGACTACCCAGATTTTGCAGCATTAGTTTGCGACGATGTAGTTGGTGTAGAAGCTGATCTTGGTATCTTAATTTGTGGTTCGGGCATTGGCATGTCGATTGCTGCCAATAAGCGCTGTGGTGTGCGCGCCGCCCTCTGTCACGACACCTATTCGGCCAAGATGTCGCGTCAGCATAATGACGCTAATGTTTTATGTCTGGGGCAAAGGATTGTGGGCGTTGGTTTGGCCCTTGAGATTGTCACAGCTTGGCTAGAGAATGAGTTTGCGGGCGGAAAACACGCCTTGCGACTGCAAAAAATAGCTGAACAAGAGACGATTAACAAGACATGTAGAGGAGCGGATGACAGTGAGTTTAAAGTTAATTGA
- a CDS encoding low molecular weight protein arginine phosphatase — MKILFVCTGNTCRSTMAEAMFKRSGNDTVRSAGVAAETGAQASRGATLVMGKRGIDLAEHRAQMITEEMVEWADMVLTMTKRHKEVVCERFPAAKGKIHTIKDFALSEADKQEITARLHALYASVDEKRRQFALKNSPNIADLQIRRSELLAELQAVEEQLVEMQGQLRELLYRERQEIEKVEAFLASSDVADPFGQGEDIYLQSAEEIELLLAKVQEKLKETS, encoded by the coding sequence ATGAAGATTCTTTTCGTCTGCACAGGGAACACCTGCCGTAGCACCATGGCGGAGGCTATGTTTAAACGTAGCGGTAACGACACCGTGCGTTCAGCTGGTGTGGCGGCAGAAACAGGGGCGCAGGCCTCGCGCGGGGCGACTCTGGTGATGGGCAAGAGAGGGATAGATTTAGCCGAGCACCGGGCACAAATGATCACGGAAGAAATGGTGGAGTGGGCAGACATGGTACTGACCATGACTAAGCGGCACAAAGAGGTGGTCTGCGAGCGTTTTCCTGCTGCTAAGGGCAAGATACATACCATTAAAGACTTTGCTTTAAGCGAGGCGGACAAGCAAGAAATTACGGCCAGACTTCATGCGCTCTATGCGTCTGTGGACGAGAAGCGACGTCAGTTTGCTCTTAAAAACTCCCCCAACATTGCCGATCTGCAAATTAGACGCAGCGAGCTTTTAGCCGAGTTGCAGGCTGTGGAGGAACAGCTGGTGGAAATGCAAGGGCAACTTAGGGAACTTCTCTACCGTGAACGGCAAGAAATTGAGAAAGTAGAGGCTTTTCTCGCCTCATCCGACGTAGCCGACCCTTTTGGGCAGGGCGAAGACATCTACCTGCAAAGTGCGGAAGAGATAGAATTGCTCTTAGCCAAGGTACAAGAAAAACTAAAAGAGACTTCCTGA
- a CDS encoding threonylcarbamoyl-AMP synthase, with translation MFIFSAQWGSVPEKDVQAAAEILKEGGVVAFPTETVYGLGARYDSEVAIKKIFAAKGRPSDNPLIVHISHPRELALVAREFSPTEEKLMMAFWPGPLTLVLNKQEAVSPLVTAGRNTVGVRMPSNPLALKLIAATGVPLVAPSANISGRPSPTTAQHVAQDLVGRIDALLDGGETTVGLESTVIRVFSDRIVVLRPGSVTRSMLEEVAKLPVMLSTETEGVPEAPGMKYVHYAPEAQLILYVKANRDEIAASLARDLSTAVIAYADTLDGLPANVHKFTLGERGSVDLAAQRLYAYLREADSLGVERILVEGIESKGLGEAVMNRLYKAASQVIGGQA, from the coding sequence ATGTTCATTTTTTCAGCCCAGTGGGGCAGCGTCCCAGAAAAAGATGTGCAGGCTGCCGCGGAGATCCTTAAGGAGGGCGGCGTGGTGGCTTTTCCGACTGAAACGGTTTACGGTCTAGGGGCACGCTATGACAGCGAGGTGGCCATAAAGAAAATCTTTGCCGCTAAGGGTAGGCCTAGTGACAACCCTCTCATCGTGCACATCTCGCATCCTCGTGAACTTGCCCTCGTGGCGCGGGAGTTTAGCCCTACCGAAGAGAAGTTGATGATGGCCTTTTGGCCGGGACCTTTGACCCTAGTTCTAAACAAGCAGGAGGCGGTGTCTCCTCTCGTCACAGCGGGGCGCAACACAGTTGGCGTGCGCATGCCGAGCAATCCCCTCGCGCTAAAGCTCATTGCCGCGACAGGTGTTCCTCTCGTGGCGCCAAGCGCCAATATTTCTGGTCGCCCGAGCCCCACCACAGCCCAGCACGTGGCCCAAGATTTAGTGGGCCGGATTGACGCCTTGCTAGACGGCGGTGAGACAACGGTGGGGCTTGAGTCAACAGTAATCAGGGTCTTTTCTGACCGCATTGTCGTGTTACGGCCGGGCTCTGTAACCCGCTCCATGTTAGAAGAGGTGGCCAAGCTTCCGGTCATGCTTTCGACAGAGACCGAGGGCGTTCCAGAGGCGCCTGGTATGAAGTATGTACATTACGCTCCGGAGGCTCAGCTAATTCTATATGTAAAAGCGAACCGAGATGAAATTGCGGCCTCCTTAGCTCGCGATTTGAGCACGGCAGTTATCGCCTATGCCGATACCTTAGATGGTTTGCCCGCCAATGTACACAAGTTTACGTTGGGAGAAAGGGGAAGTGTGGATTTAGCCGCGCAGAGACTCTATGCCTACTTAAGAGAAGCTGATAGTCTAGGGGTGGAGAGAATTTTGGTCGAAGGAATCGAAAGTAAGGGGCTCGGTGAGGCGGTCATGAATCGCCTCTACAAGGCCGCATCACAAGTCATAGGAGGACAAGCATGA
- the dinB gene encoding DNA polymerase IV, which produces MFGEKLMRQIIHLDMDAFFASVEQLDFPHLRGKPVIVGGAPNERGVVSTCSYEARKFGVHSAMPLSEAYRRCPHGIFVHGRGRRYREISQQVFAIMAAFSPLFEPVSIDEAFLDVTHSQNLFGTAPHMARTIQERVQAELHLSCSLGVAPNKFLAKLASDLKKPGGLVVITEQHAKDILAPLPVGKIWGVGAKTAAELHKLGLKTIGDLQKCDASSLERRLGGHGRHIWHLARGEDDRAVESYDAVKSIGHEHTFAVDVAEVDVIRASLLSLAAKVGRRLRKLGLRARVVHLKLRYLDFTTYSRQTTLPLATDIDSEIFAVARKLFDTNFDGRPVRLVGVSAHQLVGEGEREEQLDLFVPRSEKSRQVAAVMDKIKDRHGEKSITYGLITEHEE; this is translated from the coding sequence ATGTTTGGAGAGAAGCTCATGCGTCAGATTATCCATCTCGATATGGATGCTTTTTTTGCGTCCGTGGAGCAGCTAGATTTTCCCCATTTGCGCGGCAAGCCTGTGATTGTCGGTGGTGCCCCCAATGAGCGGGGAGTCGTCTCCACTTGTTCTTACGAGGCCCGCAAATTTGGCGTGCACTCCGCCATGCCTCTCAGCGAAGCTTATCGGCGTTGCCCGCACGGCATCTTTGTGCACGGCAGAGGTAGACGCTACCGCGAGATATCGCAACAAGTCTTTGCCATTATGGCCGCATTCTCCCCTCTCTTTGAGCCTGTTTCTATCGATGAGGCCTTTCTCGATGTCACTCACTCGCAAAACCTCTTTGGCACCGCTCCCCATATGGCGCGAACCATTCAAGAGCGCGTGCAGGCCGAACTACACCTCTCCTGCTCCTTAGGGGTAGCCCCCAATAAGTTTCTCGCCAAACTAGCGAGCGACCTCAAAAAGCCCGGCGGGCTGGTGGTTATTACGGAGCAACACGCTAAAGACATTCTCGCCCCCCTGCCGGTGGGCAAAATTTGGGGCGTGGGCGCGAAAACAGCGGCCGAGCTCCACAAACTCGGCCTAAAAACCATAGGAGACCTGCAAAAATGCGACGCTTCTTCTTTAGAGAGACGCCTAGGGGGCCATGGACGACACATTTGGCATCTCGCTCGAGGTGAGGATGACCGCGCCGTAGAAAGCTATGATGCGGTCAAATCAATTGGTCACGAGCACACTTTTGCTGTCGATGTAGCGGAGGTGGATGTCATCAGGGCCTCTCTCTTGTCTCTGGCGGCAAAAGTGGGCCGCCGCTTGCGCAAGCTGGGGTTACGAGCACGCGTAGTCCATTTAAAACTTCGCTACCTAGACTTTACTACCTACTCGCGCCAAACAACCTTACCCCTAGCTACCGACATCGATAGCGAGATTTTTGCTGTAGCCCGCAAACTATTCGACACCAACTTTGATGGGCGACCGGTGCGCCTCGTCGGGGTTTCGGCTCATCAACTGGTGGGAGAGGGAGAGCGCGAAGAACAGCTTGACCTCTTCGTACCGCGTAGCGAAAAGAGCCGCCAAGTGGCAGCCGTAATGGACAAAATTAAGGACCGTCACGGTGAGAAAAGCATTACTTACGGCCTAATCACCGAGCATGAAGAATAA
- a CDS encoding ECF transporter S component → MKVSTRQIVISGLLTAVTVVLGVTNWGFIALPTPAGAATFMHVPVIIAGVLEGPLVGAFVGLLFGLFSLRFMADPLVVIPARLVIGLFAWLAFRGVRKLTAQYLPAGKGLLGGLGVAGIVAGVVGTFTNTAGTLLLAVWRGYLTPTAAWTIALTHGVPELVLAGFVVGSLLVALLPLIRQGKINV, encoded by the coding sequence ATGAAAGTTTCGACGAGGCAAATCGTTATTTCCGGCTTGCTCACGGCCGTGACCGTGGTCCTAGGTGTAACCAATTGGGGTTTTATCGCCTTACCAACCCCTGCGGGGGCAGCTACTTTTATGCATGTGCCGGTAATTATAGCCGGGGTGTTGGAAGGGCCGCTGGTAGGTGCCTTTGTGGGGCTCTTGTTTGGGCTCTTTAGTTTGCGCTTTATGGCTGACCCCTTGGTGGTGATACCCGCACGTTTAGTCATCGGGCTTTTTGCCTGGCTGGCCTTTCGCGGTGTGCGTAAGCTCACAGCACAGTACCTACCCGCCGGGAAGGGTCTACTGGGTGGTTTAGGTGTGGCCGGAATTGTGGCTGGCGTTGTGGGTACTTTTACTAACACCGCGGGCACTTTGCTTTTGGCGGTATGGCGAGGGTACCTCACCCCGACAGCAGCATGGACCATTGCCCTTACCCATGGCGTGCCCGAGTTGGTCCTGGCAGGGTTTGTAGTTGGGTCGCTCTTGGTGGCGCTCCTTCCTTTGATTAGGCAAGGCAAGATAAATGTCTAA